One segment of Macaca fascicularis isolate 582-1 chromosome 4, T2T-MFA8v1.1 DNA contains the following:
- the GTF3C6 gene encoding general transcription factor 3C polypeptide 6 isoform X1, whose product MAAADERGLEDGEEEEEEEQLVLVELSGIIDSDFLSKCQNKCKVLGIDTERPILQVDSCVFAGEYEDTLGTCVIFEENVEHADTEGNNKTVLKYKCHTMKKLSMTRTLLTEKKEGEENIGGVEWLQIKDNDFSYRPNMICSFLHENEDEEVAASAPDKSLELEEEEIQMNDSSNLSCEQEKPMHLDIEDSGPLIDIPSETEGSVFMETQMLP is encoded by the exons ATGGCGGCGGCCGACGAGCGGGGTCTGGAAGacggagaagaggaggaagaggag GAGCAGTTGGTTCTGGTGGAATTATCAGGAATTATTGATTCAGACTTTCTctcaaaatgtcaaaataaatgCAAGGTTTTG GGCATTGACACTGAGAGGCCCATTCTGCAAGTGGACAGCTGTGTCTTTGCTGGGGAGTATGAAG acaCTCTTGGGACCTGtgttatatttgaagaaaatgttgAACATG CTGATACAGAAGGCAATAATAAAACAGTGCTAAAATATAAATGTCATACAATGAAGAAGCTCAGCATGACAAGAACTCTTCTgacagagaagaaggaaggagaagaaaacatag GTGGGGTGGAATGGCTGCAAATAAAGGATAATGATTTCTCCTATCGACCCAACATGATTTGTAGCTTTCTACATGAAAATGAAGACGAAGAagtggcagcctcagccccagatAAATCTTTGGaattagaagaggaagagattCAAATGAACGACAGTTCAAACCTGAGTTGTGAACAGGAGAAACCAATGCACTTGGATATAGAAGATTCTGGTCCTCTTATTGATATACCTTCTGAGACAGAAGGTTCTGTTTTTATGGAAACTCAAATGCTGCCTTAG
- the GTF3C6 gene encoding general transcription factor 3C polypeptide 6 isoform X5 produces MAAADERGLEDGEEEEEEEQLVLVELSGIIDSDFLSKCQNKCKVLGIDTERPILQVDSCVFAGEYEDTLGTCVIFEENVEHGGVEWLQIKDNDFSYRPNMICSFLHENEDEEVAASAPDKSLELEEEEIQMNDSSNLSCEQEKPMHLDIEDSGPLIDIPSETEGSVFMETQMLP; encoded by the exons ATGGCGGCGGCCGACGAGCGGGGTCTGGAAGacggagaagaggaggaagaggag GAGCAGTTGGTTCTGGTGGAATTATCAGGAATTATTGATTCAGACTTTCTctcaaaatgtcaaaataaatgCAAGGTTTTG GGCATTGACACTGAGAGGCCCATTCTGCAAGTGGACAGCTGTGTCTTTGCTGGGGAGTATGAAG acaCTCTTGGGACCTGtgttatatttgaagaaaatgttgAACATG GTGGGGTGGAATGGCTGCAAATAAAGGATAATGATTTCTCCTATCGACCCAACATGATTTGTAGCTTTCTACATGAAAATGAAGACGAAGAagtggcagcctcagccccagatAAATCTTTGGaattagaagaggaagagattCAAATGAACGACAGTTCAAACCTGAGTTGTGAACAGGAGAAACCAATGCACTTGGATATAGAAGATTCTGGTCCTCTTATTGATATACCTTCTGAGACAGAAGGTTCTGTTTTTATGGAAACTCAAATGCTGCCTTAG
- the GTF3C6 gene encoding general transcription factor 3C polypeptide 6 isoform X3 codes for MAAADERGLEDGEEEEEEEQLVLVELSGIIDSDFLSKCQNKCKVLGIDTERPILQVDSCVFAGEYEADTEGNNKTVLKYKCHTMKKLSMTRTLLTEKKEGEENIGGVEWLQIKDNDFSYRPNMICSFLHENEDEEVAASAPDKSLELEEEEIQMNDSSNLSCEQEKPMHLDIEDSGPLIDIPSETEGSVFMETQMLP; via the exons ATGGCGGCGGCCGACGAGCGGGGTCTGGAAGacggagaagaggaggaagaggag GAGCAGTTGGTTCTGGTGGAATTATCAGGAATTATTGATTCAGACTTTCTctcaaaatgtcaaaataaatgCAAGGTTTTG GGCATTGACACTGAGAGGCCCATTCTGCAAGTGGACAGCTGTGTCTTTGCTGGGGAGTATGAAG CTGATACAGAAGGCAATAATAAAACAGTGCTAAAATATAAATGTCATACAATGAAGAAGCTCAGCATGACAAGAACTCTTCTgacagagaagaaggaaggagaagaaaacatag GTGGGGTGGAATGGCTGCAAATAAAGGATAATGATTTCTCCTATCGACCCAACATGATTTGTAGCTTTCTACATGAAAATGAAGACGAAGAagtggcagcctcagccccagatAAATCTTTGGaattagaagaggaagagattCAAATGAACGACAGTTCAAACCTGAGTTGTGAACAGGAGAAACCAATGCACTTGGATATAGAAGATTCTGGTCCTCTTATTGATATACCTTCTGAGACAGAAGGTTCTGTTTTTATGGAAACTCAAATGCTGCCTTAG
- the GTF3C6 gene encoding general transcription factor 3C polypeptide 6 isoform X4, with the protein MAAADERGLEDGEEEEEEVEQLVLVELSGIIDSDFLSKCQNKCKVLGIDTERPILQVDSCVFAGEYEDTLGTCVIFEENVEHGGVEWLQIKDNDFSYRPNMICSFLHENEDEEVAASAPDKSLELEEEEIQMNDSSNLSCEQEKPMHLDIEDSGPLIDIPSETEGSVFMETQMLP; encoded by the exons ATGGCGGCGGCCGACGAGCGGGGTCTGGAAGacggagaagaggaggaagaggaggta GAGCAGTTGGTTCTGGTGGAATTATCAGGAATTATTGATTCAGACTTTCTctcaaaatgtcaaaataaatgCAAGGTTTTG GGCATTGACACTGAGAGGCCCATTCTGCAAGTGGACAGCTGTGTCTTTGCTGGGGAGTATGAAG acaCTCTTGGGACCTGtgttatatttgaagaaaatgttgAACATG GTGGGGTGGAATGGCTGCAAATAAAGGATAATGATTTCTCCTATCGACCCAACATGATTTGTAGCTTTCTACATGAAAATGAAGACGAAGAagtggcagcctcagccccagatAAATCTTTGGaattagaagaggaagagattCAAATGAACGACAGTTCAAACCTGAGTTGTGAACAGGAGAAACCAATGCACTTGGATATAGAAGATTCTGGTCCTCTTATTGATATACCTTCTGAGACAGAAGGTTCTGTTTTTATGGAAACTCAAATGCTGCCTTAG
- the GTF3C6 gene encoding general transcription factor 3C polypeptide 6 isoform X2: MAAADERGLEDGEEEEEEVEQLVLVELSGIIDSDFLSKCQNKCKVLGIDTERPILQVDSCVFAGEYEADTEGNNKTVLKYKCHTMKKLSMTRTLLTEKKEGEENIGGVEWLQIKDNDFSYRPNMICSFLHENEDEEVAASAPDKSLELEEEEIQMNDSSNLSCEQEKPMHLDIEDSGPLIDIPSETEGSVFMETQMLP; encoded by the exons ATGGCGGCGGCCGACGAGCGGGGTCTGGAAGacggagaagaggaggaagaggaggta GAGCAGTTGGTTCTGGTGGAATTATCAGGAATTATTGATTCAGACTTTCTctcaaaatgtcaaaataaatgCAAGGTTTTG GGCATTGACACTGAGAGGCCCATTCTGCAAGTGGACAGCTGTGTCTTTGCTGGGGAGTATGAAG CTGATACAGAAGGCAATAATAAAACAGTGCTAAAATATAAATGTCATACAATGAAGAAGCTCAGCATGACAAGAACTCTTCTgacagagaagaaggaaggagaagaaaacatag GTGGGGTGGAATGGCTGCAAATAAAGGATAATGATTTCTCCTATCGACCCAACATGATTTGTAGCTTTCTACATGAAAATGAAGACGAAGAagtggcagcctcagccccagatAAATCTTTGGaattagaagaggaagagattCAAATGAACGACAGTTCAAACCTGAGTTGTGAACAGGAGAAACCAATGCACTTGGATATAGAAGATTCTGGTCCTCTTATTGATATACCTTCTGAGACAGAAGGTTCTGTTTTTATGGAAACTCAAATGCTGCCTTAG